The proteins below are encoded in one region of bacterium:
- a CDS encoding adenylate/guanylate cyclase domain-containing protein, which translates to MNPPLKPRLRLRDKLLFAVALLVVVLTGAILLILSTRIRSEEDATLLTDIQRTFSVFESFVSSERENLRDKAVLMSGLPRLTAALDVKKPKFADMANTVSELCLDLSDSVKAPPLFIVTDKKGNILYDSHHPPQAILDLRAGKDPAPGPEPTPLPAGGWPNIQAALSGKDSQGAFLYVDPGAAKPVTTTYQAVTYPIFSPGRNILGALVLGFSLDKELAEHMKQMTKSEIAFLVRDRVMASTWPEDKSDYLAGQLKPFLPTEAMWKEKSLSPYTPISLGNEEYRAEFAPIKDSLGTAIGSYAILRSEDQALAFQKNLQQTIVIIGVGGVTFAIVMALFIARRITHPLTALLSGVQEVGKGNLQVQVKPETHDELGVLARSFNDMIQGLREKERVTNILGKYISPEVAKKVLGDTEGLALRGERRECVVMFTDIRGFTAFSENMAPEKLVKDLNEYFTLMVDVVFKYEGTLDKFIGDAIMAVWGAPVPFEDKELRAVKAALDMQYALGQYNKARIDRNQPPLTMGVGLNSGVVVSGNLGSDKRTDYTVIGEEVNLASRLCSKAAPGQVLISESMFRKLKGLVEMRALEPIVLKGFSEAVKVYEVTGLSKS; encoded by the coding sequence ATGAACCCGCCCCTCAAGCCCCGCCTGCGCCTGCGGGACAAACTGCTCTTCGCCGTGGCCCTTCTGGTGGTGGTCCTGACCGGGGCCATCCTGCTGATCCTCAGCACCCGCATCCGCTCCGAGGAGGACGCCACCCTCCTGACCGACATCCAGCGCACCTTCTCGGTCTTCGAGAGCTTCGTGAGCTCCGAGCGGGAGAACCTGCGGGACAAGGCGGTCCTCATGTCGGGCCTGCCGCGCCTGACGGCGGCGCTCGACGTCAAGAAACCCAAGTTCGCCGACATGGCCAACACCGTCAGCGAGCTCTGCCTGGACCTGAGCGACTCGGTCAAGGCCCCGCCCCTCTTCATCGTGACCGACAAGAAGGGGAACATCCTTTACGACTCCCATCATCCCCCCCAGGCCATCCTGGACCTGCGCGCGGGGAAGGACCCGGCCCCAGGGCCCGAACCCACCCCCCTCCCCGCGGGCGGTTGGCCCAACATCCAGGCGGCCCTTTCGGGCAAGGACAGCCAGGGAGCCTTCCTCTATGTGGACCCGGGCGCGGCCAAGCCCGTGACCACCACCTACCAGGCCGTGACCTACCCCATCTTCAGCCCGGGCCGCAACATCCTGGGCGCCCTGGTGCTGGGCTTCTCCCTGGACAAGGAACTGGCCGAGCATATGAAGCAGATGACCAAGAGCGAGATCGCCTTCCTGGTCCGGGACCGGGTCATGGCCTCCACCTGGCCCGAGGACAAGAGCGACTACCTGGCGGGCCAGCTCAAACCCTTCCTGCCCACCGAGGCCATGTGGAAGGAGAAGAGCCTTTCCCCCTACACGCCCATTTCGCTCGGGAACGAGGAGTACCGGGCCGAATTCGCGCCCATCAAGGACAGCCTGGGAACGGCCATCGGCTCCTACGCCATCCTCCGTTCCGAGGACCAGGCCCTGGCCTTCCAGAAGAACCTCCAGCAGACCATCGTGATCATCGGGGTGGGCGGGGTGACCTTCGCCATCGTCATGGCCCTCTTCATCGCCCGCCGCATCACCCACCCCCTGACGGCCCTGCTTTCGGGGGTCCAGGAAGTGGGGAAGGGCAACCTGCAGGTGCAGGTGAAGCCCGAGACCCACGACGAACTGGGGGTGCTGGCCCGGTCCTTCAACGACATGATCCAGGGCCTGCGCGAGAAGGAGCGGGTCACCAACATCCTGGGCAAGTACATCTCGCCCGAGGTGGCCAAGAAGGTCCTGGGCGATACGGAAGGGCTGGCCCTGCGGGGGGAACGGCGCGAATGCGTGGTGATGTTCACCGACATCCGGGGTTTCACCGCCTTCTCCGAGAACATGGCCCCGGAAAAACTGGTCAAGGACCTGAACGAGTACTTCACCCTGATGGTCGACGTGGTCTTCAAGTACGAGGGGACCCTGGACAAGTTCATCGGCGACGCCATCATGGCCGTCTGGGGGGCGCCGGTGCCCTTCGAGGACAAGGAACTGCGGGCGGTGAAGGCGGCCCTCGACATGCAATACGCCCTGGGGCAATACAACAAGGCCCGCATCGACCGCAACCAGCCGCCCCTGACCATGGGCGTGGGGCTCAACAGCGGGGTGGTGGTCTCGGGGAACCTGGGGTCGGACAAGCGCACCGACTACACCGTCATCGGGGAAGAGGTGAACCTGGCTTCCCGGCTCTGCTCCAAGGCGGCCCCGGGCCAGGTGCTCATCTCCGAATCCATGTTCCGCAAGTTGAAGGGCCTGGTGGAGATGCGGGCGCTGGAGCCCATCGTCTTGAAGGGCTTCTCCGAAGCGGTTAAAGTCTACGAGGTCACGGGCCTGTCCAAGTCCTGA
- a CDS encoding carboxypeptidase regulatory-like domain-containing protein: protein MPRSPRTLAGCLFALLFLLAPSLQAAPKGGTLTGTLTVTAPPRKAPPSSTNYAGYGNENPEPARETHTLPEEVVFFLKKVPGHYKAPKKHVQLDQHFLQFTTRVLPILKGTTVDFTNNDRVYHNVFTNSQDNKFDLGRRKNGDKASVTFKRAEVPVKVFCEIHNAMKAYILVLDNPYFTKCGPNQHFRIKDIPPGTYTLVAWHDLWEPVEQKVTIKRGKTTDVDVTLDKTQE from the coding sequence ATGCCCCGCTCTCCACGGACCCTGGCCGGATGTCTTTTCGCCCTTTTGTTCCTGCTAGCGCCATCCCTCCAAGCCGCCCCCAAGGGAGGCACCTTGACCGGCACCCTGACGGTCACGGCCCCGCCCCGCAAGGCGCCGCCCAGTTCCACCAATTATGCCGGCTATGGGAACGAGAACCCCGAACCCGCCCGCGAGACCCACACCCTGCCCGAAGAGGTGGTGTTCTTCCTCAAGAAGGTCCCCGGCCATTACAAGGCCCCCAAGAAGCACGTGCAATTGGACCAGCATTTCCTCCAGTTCACCACCCGGGTCCTGCCCATCCTGAAGGGGACCACCGTCGACTTCACCAACAACGACCGGGTCTACCACAACGTCTTCACCAATTCCCAGGACAACAAGTTCGACCTGGGCCGCCGCAAGAACGGGGACAAGGCCTCGGTGACCTTCAAGCGCGCCGAGGTGCCGGTCAAGGTCTTCTGCGAGATCCACAACGCCATGAAGGCCTACATCCTGGTGCTGGACAATCCCTACTTCACCAAGTGCGGCCCCAACCAGCATTTCCGCATCAAGGACATCCCGCCCGGCACCTACACCCTGGTGGCCTGGCACGACCTCTGGGAACCCGTCGAGCAAAAGGTGACCATCAAGCGCGGCAAGACCACCGACGTGGACGTCACCCTGGACAAGACCCAGGAATGA
- a CDS encoding PIG-L family deacetylase, with protein MASISFKAGGAELFVPDGKSLPDALSRTTHLGLCAHQDDLEFMAYHGILECFGHPNGQWFTGVTVTNGAGSARDAHYKDYSDERMMEVRKLEQKKAAMIGEYAAHFLLNFPSGAVKDAKNADVAADLDQVLAQTRPRVVYTHNFQDKHDTHVAVALRVIAAIRRMPKADRPQRVIGCEVWRSLDWLCDKDKVVMPVDDHENLADALMGVFDSQICGGKRYDLATRGRRLANATYFESHAVDKHKALAWGMDLTPLVLDDKLDPFELTQAHIQRFSDEVKDRVKRMGTA; from the coding sequence ATGGCTTCCATCTCGTTCAAAGCGGGCGGCGCCGAACTCTTCGTCCCGGACGGCAAGTCCCTGCCCGACGCCCTTTCCCGCACCACCCACCTGGGGCTTTGCGCCCACCAGGACGACCTGGAGTTCATGGCCTACCACGGCATCCTGGAATGCTTCGGGCATCCCAACGGCCAATGGTTCACCGGAGTCACCGTCACCAACGGCGCGGGCAGCGCCCGGGACGCCCACTACAAGGACTACAGCGACGAGCGCATGATGGAGGTCCGCAAGCTCGAGCAGAAGAAGGCGGCCATGATCGGGGAATACGCGGCCCACTTCCTGCTGAACTTCCCCAGTGGGGCCGTGAAGGACGCCAAGAACGCCGACGTGGCGGCCGACCTGGACCAGGTCCTGGCCCAGACCCGGCCCCGGGTGGTCTATACCCACAACTTCCAGGACAAGCATGACACCCACGTGGCGGTGGCCCTCCGGGTCATCGCGGCCATCCGCCGCATGCCCAAGGCGGACCGGCCCCAGCGGGTCATCGGGTGCGAGGTCTGGCGGTCGCTGGACTGGCTCTGCGACAAGGACAAGGTGGTCATGCCGGTGGACGATCACGAGAACCTGGCCGACGCCCTGATGGGGGTCTTCGATTCCCAGATCTGCGGGGGCAAGCGCTACGACCTGGCCACCCGGGGCCGCCGCCTGGCCAACGCCACCTATTTCGAGAGCCACGCGGTGGACAAGCACAAGGCCCTGGCCTGGGGCATGGACCTCACGCCCCTGGTCCTGGACGACAAGTTGGACCCCTTCGAACTGACCCAGGCCCATATCCAGCGCTTTTCCGACGAGGTCAAGGACCGCGTCAAGCGCATGGGCACGGCTTAA
- a CDS encoding pitrilysin family protein, with protein sequence MKFSRFRTKGLFLCALCVLCGSDALWGRPPQLPEAPPLDIQVPAFSSVTLGCGMKVVFLPDPSLPLVSGQLLIPGGKVADPVGKEGLGEWLCGGLRDAGAGDLSPEAFDAALENKAASMGASAEMEDYTASFKCLSKDLTEVLGLFTDMLRKPRFDEKRMATERDQDMDGLDRLEDTPDALSRVVFYKALYPGSPYGRWASPKTVGAFTRGDAVRQYEDHFGPQGSVLVLAGNFDQAQVTADLEKAFAGWARKAPKVMAPEEKPQGPVIYFYPKDVTQVFVRWGVQGLPRHDAMDVPLQVANYILGGSGFTSHLMREIRSNRGLAYFVDSVAQPFDGRGLFEVIGGTRPDSVKEFLEQMFGILEDFDKNGPTEGEVAEAQRSMIEEFAYNFESVFSLAGYKGSLDFHGYPDDYLAGYRDRIRAVTRDQAAAAAKRILDQKQWVLVICGPQDLQKDLEGFGKVIPVTSIFDPLPKP encoded by the coding sequence TTGAAGTTTAGTCGTTTTAGAACAAAAGGTCTCTTTCTCTGTGCTCTCTGTGTCCTCTGTGGTTCGGATGCGCTTTGGGGAAGGCCTCCTCAGCTGCCCGAGGCGCCGCCGCTGGACATCCAGGTCCCCGCCTTCTCGTCGGTGACCCTCGGATGCGGCATGAAGGTGGTCTTCCTGCCCGACCCGTCCCTGCCCCTGGTCTCGGGCCAGCTCCTGATCCCCGGCGGCAAGGTGGCCGACCCGGTGGGCAAGGAAGGGTTGGGCGAATGGCTCTGCGGAGGATTGCGGGACGCGGGCGCGGGGGACCTTTCCCCCGAGGCCTTCGACGCGGCCCTGGAGAACAAGGCGGCCTCCATGGGCGCTTCGGCCGAGATGGAGGATTACACGGCTTCCTTCAAATGTCTTTCCAAGGACCTGACGGAGGTCCTGGGGCTCTTCACGGACATGCTCCGCAAGCCCCGGTTCGATGAGAAGCGCATGGCGACCGAACGGGACCAGGATATGGACGGGCTCGACCGCCTGGAGGACACGCCCGACGCCCTATCCCGCGTGGTGTTCTACAAGGCCCTCTATCCGGGCAGCCCCTATGGCCGTTGGGCCTCGCCCAAGACGGTCGGCGCCTTCACCCGGGGGGATGCGGTGAGGCAGTACGAGGACCATTTCGGCCCCCAGGGGTCCGTGCTGGTGCTGGCGGGCAACTTCGACCAGGCCCAGGTCACGGCGGACCTGGAAAAGGCCTTCGCCGGTTGGGCCCGGAAGGCGCCGAAGGTCATGGCGCCGGAGGAAAAGCCCCAGGGCCCGGTCATTTATTTCTACCCGAAGGATGTGACCCAGGTCTTCGTCCGCTGGGGTGTCCAGGGCCTCCCCCGGCATGACGCCATGGACGTCCCCCTGCAGGTGGCCAACTACATCCTGGGCGGTTCGGGCTTCACCTCGCACTTGATGCGGGAGATCCGCTCCAACCGGGGCCTGGCCTATTTCGTGGACAGCGTGGCCCAGCCCTTCGACGGGAGGGGATTGTTCGAGGTCATCGGCGGCACCCGGCCCGATTCGGTGAAGGAGTTCCTGGAGCAGATGTTCGGCATCCTGGAGGACTTCGATAAGAACGGCCCGACGGAAGGGGAAGTGGCGGAGGCGCAAAGGTCCATGATCGAGGAGTTCGCCTACAACTTCGAATCGGTCTTCTCGCTGGCCGGCTACAAGGGCTCCCTGGATTTCCACGGCTACCCGGACGATTACCTGGCGGGCTACCGCGACCGCATCCGGGCGGTCACCCGCGACCAGGCGGCCGCAGCGGCCAAGAGGATCTTGGATCAGAAGCAGTGGGTGCTGGTCATCTGCGGTCCTCAGGACCTGCAGAAGGACCTGGAGGGATTCGGGAAAGTGATCCCGGTCACCTCGATCTTCGATCCTTTGCCGAAACCTTAG
- a CDS encoding pitrilysin family protein, whose protein sequence is MPSQNNRSFRSFFASSLLRGGIGASFFLCLGVLRAAGTLDLPVVEKTLKNGMKVLIVERPGVPVVSFSYMVPVGAQDAPKGKTGLPHMLEHMMFKGTETIGTRDYAKERTILDTLDRIAEAMNAEKAKLQPSADRLKELAAKMKKLEDDARQVVVKDELSAIYTRNGGQSLNAWTSQDVTNYHITLPANKVLLYCTVEKDRLAHPVFREFYSERNVVAQERRWRTESSPQGALYEALESTAFQGSPYKDPSIGWMSDIFKLTRPDAVAFYRQCYRPDHGVLAVVGGVKAKEILPILESTLGQVPNPKAPPLKKEWTVEPPQKGPRTVVARFDADPMAILAWHVPNFPHQESVVLDVLSTILTSGNTSRLMKSLIFTAKKATSVSSSTGFPGDRDPNLFTIDFTPAPGTDTGTVADSIEGTLKDIQKNGVTLEELERARRAAESSYLWGKTSAEGLAQDLAYNQAVHGDWRYLTRYLDMVRSVTSKDIQDVVARYLTEDNRTLATLERPTP, encoded by the coding sequence GTGCCTTCCCAAAACAATAGGTCCTTCCGGTCTTTCTTCGCCTCTTCGCTTCTTCGCGGTGGGATCGGGGCCTCCTTTTTCCTTTGTCTGGGTGTTCTGCGGGCCGCCGGGACCCTGGACCTGCCGGTCGTCGAGAAGACCCTCAAGAACGGGATGAAGGTGCTCATCGTGGAGCGCCCCGGCGTCCCGGTCGTCTCCTTCTCCTATATGGTCCCCGTGGGGGCCCAGGACGCGCCCAAGGGCAAGACGGGCCTGCCCCACATGCTCGAGCACATGATGTTCAAGGGCACCGAGACCATCGGCACCCGGGACTACGCCAAGGAGCGGACCATCCTCGACACCCTGGACCGGATCGCCGAGGCGATGAACGCCGAGAAGGCCAAGCTCCAGCCCTCGGCGGACCGGCTGAAGGAACTGGCGGCCAAGATGAAGAAGCTCGAGGACGACGCCCGGCAGGTGGTGGTGAAGGACGAACTTTCGGCCATCTATACCCGCAACGGCGGCCAGAGCCTGAACGCCTGGACCAGCCAGGACGTGACCAACTACCACATCACCCTTCCGGCCAACAAGGTCCTGCTCTATTGCACGGTGGAGAAGGACCGGCTGGCCCACCCGGTCTTCCGCGAGTTCTATTCGGAAAGGAACGTGGTGGCCCAGGAGCGTCGCTGGCGCACCGAGTCGAGCCCCCAAGGAGCCCTCTATGAGGCGCTGGAGTCCACGGCCTTCCAAGGCAGTCCTTATAAAGACCCTTCCATCGGCTGGATGTCCGACATCTTCAAATTGACCCGCCCCGACGCCGTGGCCTTCTACCGCCAATGTTACCGGCCCGACCACGGGGTGCTGGCGGTGGTGGGGGGCGTGAAGGCCAAGGAGATCCTGCCCATCCTGGAATCCACCCTGGGCCAAGTGCCCAACCCGAAAGCGCCGCCCCTGAAGAAGGAATGGACGGTGGAGCCGCCCCAAAAGGGGCCCCGCACGGTGGTGGCCCGCTTCGACGCCGACCCCATGGCCATCCTGGCCTGGCACGTGCCGAACTTCCCGCACCAGGAATCGGTGGTGCTGGACGTGCTTTCGACCATCCTGACCTCGGGCAACACCTCGCGGTTGATGAAAAGCCTCATCTTCACCGCCAAGAAGGCCACCTCGGTGTCCTCCTCCACGGGCTTTCCGGGGGACCGGGACCCGAACCTTTTCACGATCGATTTCACGCCGGCCCCCGGCACGGACACGGGAACGGTGGCCGATTCCATCGAAGGGACCCTGAAGGACATCCAAAAGAACGGGGTGACCCTGGAGGAACTGGAAAGGGCCCGCCGGGCCGCCGAATCCTCCTATCTCTGGGGCAAGACCTCGGCGGAGGGCCTGGCCCAGGACCTGGCCTATAACCAGGCGGTCCACGGCGACTGGCGCTACCTGACCCGCTACCTGGACATGGTCCGCTCGGTGACCTCCAAGGACATCCAGGACGTGGTGGCCCGCTACCTGACGGAGGACAACCGGACCCTGGCCACCCTCGAGAGGCCGACCCCATGA
- a CDS encoding glycosyl hydrolase family 18 protein, translated as MMKSQSPLHHGGTETRRKAGGILLAALLLLPVCLHAQTQVAGPKKKGPVAISGWVTFWDQGHKSVASFVKHANQIDRAYFEWYHLSPDGMPAPVTDATGDLKAQVMAAAKKGGCETWWMIGNYNVAIGAHDAGWVEKFLNDGDLRKRHIQQLIDYGKADGVEGIQIDYEELKAEDKAGFSNFMAELGKACQANGFKLGIAAHAKVDANGTWGGPQAQDYHAIGGVVQQFMPMTYDLHWSTSGPGCVTAPEWAETCIKYAASVIPAPELEIGYPVYGYDWVGTHGDTLTWSGFQDLLQKYKLTPVRDNDYSQELKINYTDDKNQQHEAWIPDSQCLEAQANVVKRNKLYGLGVWYFGAEDESFWTTMAKINGTTEETHFFTSGSPNVVAETSAGPLPVKDLISEKAAADYSYAYPEGSKIVIVDKQGKRWVDVSLKGTAWSGFGVGMSRKNLLPYRQSGALQFYIRGAKGGETNSVCFIMEKGMQADEKYNLVSEVQLSDYCKVTTQWQLVTIPLSDFPENGYHHDDATGAKITGPFKWERVLEFGGNHTPTADANCEMFFSSVRIIPSYDAKAVEKAKFRALQ; from the coding sequence ATGATGAAAAGCCAAAGTCCCCTCCATCACGGAGGCACGGAGACACGGAGAAAGGCGGGGGGGATACTCCTCGCCGCCCTTCTTTTGTTGCCGGTTTGTCTTCACGCTCAAACACAGGTTGCGGGACCCAAGAAAAAAGGTCCGGTGGCCATTTCAGGTTGGGTCACGTTTTGGGACCAAGGTCACAAATCGGTGGCCAGTTTTGTCAAACACGCGAATCAAATCGATCGTGCTTACTTCGAATGGTATCACCTGTCGCCGGATGGCATGCCAGCGCCTGTTACTGATGCGACCGGGGATTTGAAAGCCCAGGTTATGGCCGCCGCCAAAAAAGGAGGTTGTGAGACTTGGTGGATGATCGGTAACTATAACGTCGCCATCGGGGCTCATGATGCCGGATGGGTCGAAAAGTTCCTGAATGACGGTGATCTCCGCAAACGCCATATCCAGCAGTTGATCGACTATGGGAAAGCCGACGGAGTCGAAGGGATCCAGATCGACTATGAGGAACTTAAGGCTGAGGATAAGGCAGGGTTCTCAAATTTCATGGCGGAATTGGGCAAGGCTTGCCAGGCCAATGGTTTCAAACTGGGGATCGCCGCCCATGCAAAGGTGGATGCCAATGGAACTTGGGGTGGGCCACAGGCTCAGGATTATCACGCAATTGGCGGGGTGGTCCAGCAATTCATGCCCATGACCTACGATCTTCATTGGTCTACCAGCGGGCCGGGATGCGTGACTGCTCCCGAGTGGGCCGAGACTTGCATCAAATATGCGGCATCCGTTATTCCTGCCCCTGAACTGGAAATAGGTTATCCAGTTTATGGTTACGATTGGGTCGGAACACATGGTGATACTTTGACTTGGTCCGGCTTCCAGGACCTGTTGCAAAAATATAAACTTACTCCCGTCCGTGACAACGACTACAGTCAAGAATTGAAGATCAATTACACGGATGACAAAAACCAACAACATGAAGCGTGGATCCCGGATTCCCAATGTCTGGAAGCCCAAGCCAATGTGGTAAAGCGAAACAAGCTTTATGGGTTGGGGGTTTGGTATTTTGGGGCCGAAGATGAAAGTTTTTGGACCACTATGGCCAAGATCAACGGAACAACCGAGGAAACGCATTTTTTCACCTCCGGAAGTCCCAACGTTGTGGCGGAAACTTCTGCGGGGCCTTTGCCGGTCAAAGATTTGATCTCAGAAAAGGCGGCGGCTGATTATTCCTATGCCTATCCTGAAGGTTCCAAGATTGTCATTGTGGATAAGCAAGGCAAACGTTGGGTGGATGTTTCCCTGAAGGGCACGGCTTGGTCTGGATTTGGGGTGGGCATGTCCCGCAAGAATCTGCTTCCTTATCGACAATCAGGGGCTCTTCAATTTTATATACGCGGGGCTAAGGGCGGAGAAACTAATTCAGTTTGTTTCATTATGGAAAAAGGAATGCAGGCCGACGAGAAATATAACCTGGTTTCTGAAGTTCAGTTATCGGACTATTGTAAGGTCACGACCCAATGGCAATTGGTGACCATACCCCTTTCGGATTTTCCGGAGAACGGTTATCACCATGATGATGCGACCGGCGCTAAGATCACGGGTCCCTTTAAATGGGAACGAGTCCTGGAATTCGGGGGGAATCATACCCCGACAGCCGACGCGAATTGCGAAATGTTTTTTTCCTCCGTCCGAATTATTCCGTCTTATGACGCCAAAGCCGTGGAAAAAGCCAAGTTCCGGGCTCTGCAGTAG
- a CDS encoding ROK family protein, with protein sequence MTTQAAESLLQVAPALAPPLDPVYRPAVLGHRRFVEAVLKSGQGVPLKLGLERSGGQIGVFETVCFPEGHAQSGTSYRYAERLVKFLLWQRGGSKVYVAGPKSIADRLKKDYAPGGARAFDADFMAKVYERPSFEVVHVADRDFPKAQEVSAPVGRHLEGCRIGFDAGGSDRKVAAVIDGKEVFSCEVVWEPKITSDPQYHFDGIDDSIRRAAEHLPRIDAIGVSSAGIFIDNKTRVASLFRKVPQDLFEKRIKTIYTDIAKKWGDVPIEVCNDGDVTALAGAMSLNDQPVLGIAMGTSQAVGYVDHQGYITGWLNELAFAPVDYADKAPVDVEWSGDQGTGVNYFSQDAVIRLAPAAGIELDPKLSPGDKLKVVQNLLKAGDKRPIPIYESIGVYLGYALAHYAEFYELKQVLILGRVTSGEGGTILLEKAKQVLASVAPDLAKKVKVNLPDEASRRVGQAIAAASLPSIK encoded by the coding sequence ATGACCACCCAAGCCGCCGAAAGCCTCCTGCAAGTCGCCCCGGCCCTCGCGCCGCCCCTGGACCCGGTCTATCGTCCGGCCGTGCTGGGGCACCGCCGCTTCGTGGAGGCGGTCCTCAAGAGCGGCCAAGGCGTTCCCTTGAAGCTGGGGTTGGAGCGTTCCGGCGGGCAGATCGGGGTCTTCGAGACCGTCTGTTTCCCCGAGGGCCACGCCCAGTCCGGAACCTCCTACCGTTACGCCGAGCGGCTGGTCAAGTTCCTGCTCTGGCAAAGGGGCGGGTCCAAGGTTTATGTGGCGGGGCCCAAGTCCATCGCCGACCGCCTCAAGAAGGACTATGCCCCGGGCGGCGCGCGGGCCTTCGACGCCGACTTCATGGCCAAGGTCTATGAGCGCCCCTCCTTCGAGGTGGTCCACGTGGCCGACCGGGATTTCCCCAAGGCCCAGGAGGTCTCGGCCCCCGTGGGCCGGCACCTGGAGGGCTGCCGCATCGGCTTCGACGCGGGGGGCTCCGACCGCAAGGTGGCGGCGGTCATCGACGGCAAGGAGGTCTTCTCCTGCGAGGTGGTCTGGGAACCCAAGATCACCAGCGACCCCCAATACCACTTCGACGGCATCGACGATTCCATCCGCCGCGCGGCGGAGCACCTGCCCCGCATCGACGCCATCGGGGTGAGCTCGGCGGGCATCTTCATCGACAACAAGACCCGGGTGGCCTCGCTCTTCCGCAAGGTGCCCCAGGACCTCTTCGAGAAGCGCATCAAGACCATCTACACCGACATCGCCAAGAAGTGGGGCGATGTGCCCATCGAGGTCTGCAATGACGGCGACGTGACGGCCCTGGCCGGGGCCATGAGCCTGAACGACCAGCCCGTGCTGGGCATCGCCATGGGCACCAGCCAGGCGGTGGGCTACGTGGACCACCAGGGCTACATCACGGGCTGGCTCAACGAACTGGCCTTCGCCCCCGTGGATTACGCCGACAAGGCGCCGGTGGACGTGGAGTGGTCGGGGGACCAGGGCACGGGCGTCAACTATTTCTCCCAGGACGCGGTCATCCGCCTGGCCCCGGCCGCGGGCATCGAGCTGGACCCCAAGCTCTCGCCCGGCGACAAGCTCAAGGTGGTGCAGAACCTGCTCAAGGCCGGCGACAAGCGGCCCATCCCCATCTATGAGAGCATCGGGGTCTACCTGGGATATGCCCTGGCCCATTACGCCGAATTCTACGAGCTCAAGCAGGTGCTCATCCTGGGCCGGGTCACCTCGGGCGAGGGCGGCACGATCCTCCTGGAGAAGGCCAAGCAGGTGTTGGCCTCCGTGGCGCCCGACCTGGCGAAGAAGGTGAAGGTCAACCTGCCGGACGAGGCCAGCCGCCGGGTGGGCCAGGCCATCGCCGCCGCGAGCCTTCCTTCAATTAAATAG